Proteins encoded together in one Pseudomonadota bacterium window:
- a CDS encoding 2-oxoacid:ferredoxin oxidoreductase subunit gamma produces the protein MGMEASYKSARVSVPVHPRADAEENIAIRYDVRLAGVGGQGLILAGMILGEAAAIFGGLDAVQTQSYAPLVRGAPSMSEVIISDAPIDHPVVERSDLLLALVQDAFDEHAVHVRPGGTIVAEEAAVSLSEAPKGVRLLCLPLARAALESGAPPIAATIVGLGVIARLTQCLSDDAVRQAVLLRVPRDSRETNLAALEAGFRLFEQGSAGG, from the coding sequence ATGGGAATGGAAGCATCCTACAAGTCAGCGCGCGTGTCGGTGCCGGTGCACCCCCGTGCGGATGCAGAGGAGAACATCGCGATTCGCTACGACGTGAGACTGGCGGGTGTCGGGGGACAAGGACTGATCCTTGCGGGCATGATACTGGGTGAGGCGGCCGCCATCTTCGGCGGTCTCGATGCCGTGCAGACCCAGTCGTATGCCCCGCTTGTCCGGGGCGCCCCGAGCATGTCCGAGGTGATCATCAGTGACGCGCCCATCGATCACCCCGTGGTGGAGAGGTCTGATCTGCTTCTCGCCCTGGTCCAGGATGCGTTTGACGAGCACGCGGTCCACGTGCGGCCGGGGGGCACCATCGTCGCGGAGGAGGCCGCAGTGTCGCTCTCCGAAGCACCAAAGGGGGTGCGGCTTCTCTGCCTTCCGCTTGCCCGTGCCGCGCTCGAGAGCGGCGCTCCCCCCATCGCCGCCACGATCGTGGGACTCGGCGTCATCGCCCGTCTTACGCAGTGCCTGAGCGACGATGCGGTACGTCAGGCCGTGTTGCTGCGGGTTCCCAGAGACAGCCGTGAGACCAACCTTGCGGCGCTTGAGGCCGG
- a CDS encoding rhodanese-like domain-containing protein: MRRPSMPQTISASDLAARHAAGDAIVLIDVRTPAEFAETRVAFARNHPLDSLDAAALSAQATNAGAPLYFVCRSGGRSMRACQQVASAGGLHVVNVEGGTAACAEAGLPMAQG, from the coding sequence ATGAGGAGGCCCTCCATGCCACAGACCATCTCTGCATCTGACCTTGCCGCGCGACACGCAGCCGGAGACGCCATCGTGCTCATCGACGTGCGCACGCCAGCCGAGTTCGCCGAGACGAGGGTCGCCTTCGCACGCAATCACCCGCTCGACAGTCTCGACGCAGCGGCCCTCTCGGCACAGGCCACAAACGCGGGCGCTCCGCTGTACTTCGTCTGCAGATCCGGCGGTCGCAGCATGCGTGCCTGTCAGCAGGTTGCCTCGGCAGGTGGCCTGCACGTGGTGAACGTCGAAGGAGGCACAGCGGCGTGCGCCGAGGCCGGACTGCCCATGGCGCAGGGGTGA